cattaaaaatattgagCTTCTTTTCAATGGATGATCAAAGGATTTAGTTGTTAGTACTTGTAGTTAGCTAATAGTAGCATTTGGTTTTGTTGTGATTTTGGTAATTAAGGGAGCCCGCGGGTTGAGggagatgatgatgaggaagacGTGGATGATATCGAGCACGAATTCAACATCGATGACCAAATGAACAAGCATAATCACTCTGCCGAGGCCATGCTGCATGGGAAGATGAGCTACGGAAGAGGTCCAGAAGATGAGGAGAATTCTCAATTCCCAGCTGTTATTGCCGGTGGCCGTTCTCGCCCTGTAAGATTTCCAAATCATTACTTCATCTTACTCTACAAAACTTTCCCATGTTCAATAGACTTACGATAATTTTGCATGTATTTAccaaaaaaatcttatattaactTTGCATGCATGCAGGTTAGTGGAGAGTTGCCAATATCATCTCATTATGGGGAGCACCCTTCACTGCATAATCGTGTGCATCCTTATCCGGCATCTGATCCTAGTAAGATATGTGGCTTATAGTCTTAGCTTTTAGACATTGATGAGATTGATTGAAAGAAGTTAATAGCTTTCTTTTAGAATTTTCTTGGTACACTTCTGGAACTTATTTTCATTAGTATACTTCAACACGGTTAAATTTTTGTTCACAATATGTGGCCTGCTGTTATCGAAGCAGGAAATGGAAGATGGGATGAAACCAAAGATGATAGAATGGATGACTGGAAGTTGCAACAAGGAAATTTGGGACCTGAACCTGATGAAGATCCAGATGCAGCCATGTATGCTTACAGTGCTACAATTAGGAAACTGTGATGCATTAATTTTGATGAATAGTAATGATGGGAAGAAATTAACTGTGCAGGTTGGATGAAGCAAGGCAACCACTGTCAAGGAAGGTACCAATAGCATCCAGCAAAGTGAATCCATATAGAATGGTGATTGTCGCACGGCTTGTTATCCTTGCCTTCTTCCTCCGATATAGACTGATGAATCCTGTACATGATGCATTGGGGCTGTGGTTAACATCTATTATATGTGAAATCTGGTTTGCTTTTTCATGGATCCTTGATCAGTTTCCCAAATGGTTTCCCATTGATCGAGAGACCTACCTTGATCGTCTTTCAGTAAGGTAAAATAAGCCACCTTCACTCTGAAGTCAACATGAAATCCAAAACCTCCAACTTACATGGCtgacaaaaaaattgtttgttagGTATGAGCGTGAAGGTGAACCAAACATGCTTGCTCCTGTAGATGTCTTTGTCAGTACTGTGGATCCCATGAAGGAACCTCCACTGGTTACAGCAAACACTGTTCTCTCAATCTTGGCCATGGATTACCCGGTTGAGAAGATATCATGTTACATTTCTGATGATGGAGCTTCAATGTGTACTTTTGAGGCCCTGTCAGAAACTGCAGAGTTTGCTAGGAAGTGGGTACCATTCTGCAAGAAATTTTCTATCGAACCTCGAGCACCAGAGATGTACTTCTGTGAGAAAATTGATTACCTCAAGGACAAGGTGCAGCCCACCTTTGTTAAGGAGCGTCGAGCTATGAAGGTTTGTATCATATCTATCAGACTCGTACTTGAAAATATGGGATTAGAAGTTAGTTTAAAGTTTATTCACTGTTATTTGTGTGTTTGACAGAGAGAATATGAAGAGTTTAAGGTTAGGATCAATGCACTTGTGGCAAAAGCTCAAAAGGTTCCACAGGGAGGATGGATTATGCAGGATGGAACACCATGGCCAGGAAACAATACCAAGGATCATCCTGGTATGATTCAAGTCTTTCTTGGTCACAGTGGAGGTCATGACACTGAAGGAAATGAGCTTCCTCGTCTTGTTTATGTTTCCAGAGAGAAAAGGCCAGGATTCCAACACCACAAGAAAGCTGGGGCTATGAATGCTTTGGTAAAGCTTTTTTATCAGTTTTTGCTGTTCTTATGATGTCCATTCACCTTTATGAGCCACAAATACttgacttttaaaattaatgctGCAATTTACAGATTCGGGTCTCTGCTGTGCTAACGAATGCTCCTTTCATGCTGAATTTGGATTGTGATCATTATGTCAATAACAGCAAAGCTGCTAGAGAGGCCATGTGTTTCTTAATGGACCCCCAAACTGGGAAGAAGGTCTGCTATGTCCAGTTTCCTCAAAGATTTGATGGCATTGATAGGCACGATCGTTATGCCAATAGGAACACAGTTTTCTTTGATGTAAGTTCTGCAAGAAACATAACATCAGCATGGCTTGGCCTTTTCTTGAgcacttatttttttcattcttactcTTTTGTTAAGTAGTGTAAGCTAGTATTAACCATTTCCACTTCTTTCTGTTTCTGTGCAGATAAATATGAAGGGTCTAGATGGTATTCAGGGTCCTGCATATGTTGGCACTGGGTGTGTATTTAGGAGACAAGCTTTATATGGTTATAATCCTCCTAAGGGTGCCAAACGTCCAAAAATGATAAGCTGTGACTGCTGCCCATGTTTTGGAAAGCGCAAGAAGGTTAAGTATGAAGGGAATGGTGTAGATGGAGGCGAGGCTGCAACCCTAAGAGGTTCTAATATTTCTGATCACTAATGTTGACAGTAActtcaattcaaatatatttcacttttaCCTTTTCTAACCCATGTCCCATCCCACGTCTAAATAGGACCAGATGATGATAAACAGATGTTGATGTCCCAGatgaattttgagaagaaatttgGCCAGTCATCTATCTTTGTGACTTCAACCTTGATGGAAGAGGGTGGTGTGCCTCCTTCCTCAAGTCCAGCAAGCCAGCTTAAAGAAGCCATTCACGTGATCAGCTGCGGATACGAAGATAAAACTGAATGGGGAATTGAGGTAACACAAACAGCCTAGAGACTCCTTGATATCTTACCATATTTTGTTCACACTATGAAAATCAGCTCATCCATGTTATTTTGCTTTCCAAATATGCAGCTGGGTTGGATTTATGGGTCTATTACAGAGGATATTCTAACAGGTTTTAAGATGCATTGCCGTGGTTGGAGGTCCATTTATTGCATGCCTAAGCGACCTGCATTCAAGGGTACTGCTCCTATCAACTTGTCTGATAGGCTTAACCAGGTGCTTCGTTGGGCACTTGGCTCCATTGAAATCTTCTTCAGTCGCCATTGTCCTTTATGGTATGGCTATAAGGAAGGGAAGTTGAAGTGGCTTGAGCGATTTGCATATGCAAACACAACTGTCTACCCCTTCACCTCCATACCTCTAGTCGCCTACTGTGTCCTTCCTGCTGTCTGTTTGCTCACTGATAAATTCATCATGCCACCGGTAACAACGTCATTCTAATTCTCACATGCTGAAAAATTAGTTAGTCATGCCATGCTTTTGAAATTATAGAATTTCAAATTTCCTTAATGTTGCCTTAAAAACCTGAATTCTCACGACTTTCGTATGTAGAGCAGGACTTAAATCTATAATTATAGAATGGGTGCCAAGCTTATTTGCTTATAAAGATATCTTTTGGTTGCTGATGATACAGATAAGCACTTTTGCCGGTTTGTACTTCGTTGCTCTATTCTCTTCAATCATTGCAACTGGCCTTCTTGAGTTGAAATGGAGTGGAGTGAGCATTGAGGAATGGTGGAGAAATGAGCAATTCTGGGTCATTGGTGGTGTGTCAGCTCACCTCTTTGCTGTCATACAAGGTCTTCTGAAGGTTTTGGCCGGAATTGACACCAACTTCACTGTTACATCAAAGGCAGCGGATGATGAAGAATTTGGAGAATTATACACCTTTAAGTGGACTACTCTCCTGATTCCTCCAACCACTATCCTAATAATCAATATTGTTGGCGTTGTTGCTGGAATCTCAGATGCCATAAACAATGGGTACCAATCCTGGGGACCTCTATTTGGAAAACTGTTCTTCTCATTTTGGGTGATTGTCCATCTGTATCCATTCCTTAAAGGTTTGATGGGTCGCCAAAACCGCACACCCACCATAGTTGTTATATGGTCGATACTATTGGCTTCCATTTTCTCCTTGCTTTGGGTAAGAATTGACCCATTCGTATTAAAAACTAAGGGACCTGATACCAAGCTATGTGGAATCAACTGTTAAAAGACTGGTTTTCCTACACTATCCTTTAGAGGGCATCTTTTGAAGATGAATGTAAATTCTTTGTTGTGCTGTATGATGCGTGAACCTACAAACTTTACATGTACAAGgactaaaaaaaaagagtgaaaattgGCTAGTGCAAATGCAGTTTTCTCATCAGTGTAATCTATTGGATGTTTGTTAGCAATTGTTTTGG
This genomic stretch from Vigna radiata var. radiata cultivar VC1973A chromosome 7, Vradiata_ver6, whole genome shotgun sequence harbors:
- the LOC106768159 gene encoding cellulose synthase A catalytic subunit 7 [UDP-forming] isoform X1, with product MEASAGLVAGSHNRNELVVIHGHEEHKPLKNLDGQVCEICGDDVGVTVDGDLFVACNECGFPACRPCYEYERREGRQVCPQCKTRYKRLKGSPRVEGDDDEEDVDDIEHEFNIDDQMNKHNHSAEAMLHGKMSYGRGPEDEENSQFPAVIAGGRSRPVSGELPISSHYGEHPSLHNRVHPYPASDPTGNGRWDETKDDRMDDWKLQQGNLGPEPDEDPDAAMLDEARQPLSRKVPIASSKVNPYRMVIVARLVILAFFLRYRLMNPVHDALGLWLTSIICEIWFAFSWILDQFPKWFPIDRETYLDRLSVRYEREGEPNMLAPVDVFVSTVDPMKEPPLVTANTVLSILAMDYPVEKISCYISDDGASMCTFEALSETAEFARKWVPFCKKFSIEPRAPEMYFCEKIDYLKDKVQPTFVKERRAMKREYEEFKVRINALVAKAQKVPQGGWIMQDGTPWPGNNTKDHPGMIQVFLGHSGGHDTEGNELPRLVYVSREKRPGFQHHKKAGAMNALIRVSAVLTNAPFMLNLDCDHYVNNSKAAREAMCFLMDPQTGKKVCYVQFPQRFDGIDRHDRYANRNTVFFDINMKGLDGIQGPAYVGTGCVFRRQALYGYNPPKGAKRPKMISCDCCPCFGKRKKVKYEGNGVDGGEAATLRGPDDDKQMLMSQMNFEKKFGQSSIFVTSTLMEEGGVPPSSSPASQLKEAIHVISCGYEDKTEWGIELGWIYGSITEDILTGFKMHCRGWRSIYCMPKRPAFKGTAPINLSDRLNQVLRWALGSIEIFFSRHCPLWYGYKEGKLKWLERFAYANTTVYPFTSIPLVAYCVLPAVCLLTDKFIMPPISTFAGLYFVALFSSIIATGLLELKWSGVSIEEWWRNEQFWVIGGVSAHLFAVIQGLLKVLAGIDTNFTVTSKAADDEEFGELYTFKWTTLLIPPTTILIINIVGVVAGISDAINNGYQSWGPLFGKLFFSFWVIVHLYPFLKGLMGRQNRTPTIVVIWSILLASIFSLLWVRIDPFVLKTKGPDTKLCGINC
- the LOC106768159 gene encoding cellulose synthase A catalytic subunit 7 [UDP-forming] isoform X2, which gives rise to MEASAGLVAGSHNRNELVVIHGHEEHKPLKNLDGQVCEICGDDVGVTVDGDLFVACNECGFPACRPCYEYERREGRQVCPQCKTRYKRLKGSPRVEGDDDEEDVDDIEHEFNIDDQMNKHNHSAEAMLHGKMSYGRGPEDEENSQFPAVIAGGRSRPVSGELPISSHYGEHPSLHNRVHPYPASDPRNGRWDETKDDRMDDWKLQQGNLGPEPDEDPDAAMLDEARQPLSRKVPIASSKVNPYRMVIVARLVILAFFLRYRLMNPVHDALGLWLTSIICEIWFAFSWILDQFPKWFPIDRETYLDRLSVRYEREGEPNMLAPVDVFVSTVDPMKEPPLVTANTVLSILAMDYPVEKISCYISDDGASMCTFEALSETAEFARKWVPFCKKFSIEPRAPEMYFCEKIDYLKDKVQPTFVKERRAMKREYEEFKVRINALVAKAQKVPQGGWIMQDGTPWPGNNTKDHPGMIQVFLGHSGGHDTEGNELPRLVYVSREKRPGFQHHKKAGAMNALIRVSAVLTNAPFMLNLDCDHYVNNSKAAREAMCFLMDPQTGKKVCYVQFPQRFDGIDRHDRYANRNTVFFDINMKGLDGIQGPAYVGTGCVFRRQALYGYNPPKGAKRPKMISCDCCPCFGKRKKVKYEGNGVDGGEAATLRGPDDDKQMLMSQMNFEKKFGQSSIFVTSTLMEEGGVPPSSSPASQLKEAIHVISCGYEDKTEWGIELGWIYGSITEDILTGFKMHCRGWRSIYCMPKRPAFKGTAPINLSDRLNQVLRWALGSIEIFFSRHCPLWYGYKEGKLKWLERFAYANTTVYPFTSIPLVAYCVLPAVCLLTDKFIMPPISTFAGLYFVALFSSIIATGLLELKWSGVSIEEWWRNEQFWVIGGVSAHLFAVIQGLLKVLAGIDTNFTVTSKAADDEEFGELYTFKWTTLLIPPTTILIINIVGVVAGISDAINNGYQSWGPLFGKLFFSFWVIVHLYPFLKGLMGRQNRTPTIVVIWSILLASIFSLLWVRIDPFVLKTKGPDTKLCGINC